A region from the Drosophila takahashii strain IR98-3 E-12201 chromosome 2L, DtakHiC1v2, whole genome shotgun sequence genome encodes:
- the NimC4 gene encoding protein draper, producing MKYNWALILVLGSVALTTAQRDNFCERNETIRSEVPVTKQRVIVKQPSKWKFWKKSERKSESYDSTEEQVTHRLVRECCPGYLQVESGLCEPVCTRGCPAHASCAAPDRCECINGYVSARNHQDGSHYCEPICHNQCPAGAQCVAPNTCECREGYTQLKPTGDGVSGDCAPVCQVGNGCANGKCIDVERCFCNSGYRWDKIEERCVEMSAEYSSEEAETTEESSESWGTSSTAAFTATECPEDYVLFRGECREKQFNSNEEAGCLKSGCGAYQTCQESGKCRCSEGYVAEENSEPLSCRRTLIDQILGLNEATDDEDELNPWTIPIIGVASGALFVLLIVGLLGGRRYRQERTAAANKEMECQYSQKTVDVDEWVP from the coding sequence ATGAAGTACAACTGGGCCCTGATTCTGGTGCTGGGTTCCGTGGCACTGACCACCGCCCAGAGGGATAATTTCTGCGAAAGGAACGAGACGATTCGCAGCGAAGTGCCGGTCACCAAGCAGCGGGTCATAGTGAAGCAGCCTTCGAAGTGGAAGTTCTGGAAGAAATCGGAGAGGAAGTCGGAGTCGTACGACTCGACGGAGGAGCAGGTCACCCACCGGCTGGTCAGGGAGTGCTGTCCGGGCTACTTGCAGGTGGAATCGGGATTGTGCGAGCCCGTCTGCACCCGCGGTTGTCCCGCCCACGCCAGCTGTGCCGCTCCCGATCGCTGCGAGTGCATCAATGGCTACGTCTCGGCCAGGAATCACCAGGATGGCAGCCACTACTGTGAGCCCATCTGCCACAACCAATGTCCTGCCGGAGCCCAGTGCGTAGCCCCGAATACCTGCGAATGTCGCGAAGGCTACACCCAACTGAAGCCAACTGGCGACGGTGTGAGTGGCGATTGTGCCCCAGTTTGCCAGGTAGGCAATGGCTGTGCCAATGGCAAGTGCATCGATGTGGAGCGGTGCTTCTGCAATTCGGGGTATCGATGGGACAAGATCGAGGAACGGTGTGTCGAGATGAGTGCGGAGTACAGCTCGGAGGAGGCCGAAACCACCGAGGAGAGCTCCGAGTCCTGGGGCACCAGCTCAACGGCTGCCTTCACGGCCACCGAGTGTCCCGAAGACTATGTTCTTTTCCGTGGCGAATGCCGCGAGAAGCAGTTCAACAGCAACGAGGAGGCGGGCTGCCTGAAGTCCGGCTGCGGTGCCTACCAAACATGCCAGGAGTCCGGCAAATGTCGCTGCTCCGAAGGATATGTGGCCGAGGAAAATAGCGAACCGCTCAGCTGCCGGCGCACTTTGATCGACCAAATACTTGGCCTAAACGAAGCCAccgacgacgaggacgagcTGAATCCCTGGACCATCCCCATAATTGGCGTGGCCAGCGGAGCCCTCTTCGTCCTGCTCATTGTGGGTCTGCTGGGCGGAAGGCGGTATCGCCAGGAGCGGACTGCGGCGGCCAACAAGGAGATGGAGTGCCAGTACTCGCAGAAGACCGTGGATGTGGACGAGTGGGTGCCGTGA